Genomic segment of Streptobacillus canis:
ATAGGGTTTTAATAATAGATGAACTTGGATATATCCCTATATCAAAAGAAGAATCCTTAATGTTTTTCAAACTTATTAATGATAGATATGAAAAGAAGTCAACAATAGTAACAACTAATGCTGACTTCAAAGAATGGGGTAATATATTTTCTGATAATACATTAACTAATGCGATATTAGATAGGTTATTACACCATTGTAATGTTATTAATATTAATGGTAAATCTTATAGAGTTAGAGATTATTATCAAGAATAAGAACGACATTCTTATTTTGAGAAAATACTACATTTTTATATTGACATTAACACTTAAAAAAGTTCCTTCTCTTTTTAGAAAGAACTTTAAAGCTATTTGGGACTTTGATCCTTTTATGTGTCCTAATTGCAGTATTAAGCTTGAAGTTTATGAACTTTTTGTTTCT
This window contains:
- a CDS encoding ATP-binding protein, producing the protein RVLIIDELGYIPISKEESLMFFKLINDRYEKKSTIVTTNADFKEWGNIFSDNTLTNAILDRLLHHCNVININGKSYRVRDYYQE